ataattcTTGATTGTACCCTTTATATTGGTCATCAAGACCAAATGACTCTAATAGTACGATGTGTGATATGTCAactgataaaataaaaattgaggaGCACTTTTTAGAGTTTTTGAATGTGGATGATACATTCGGATTGAGGCTTCAAATAATGCATCAAAAAAGAATGAGCATTGATGATATAAACGCTAGTTTTAATCCTATCAGCCTTGATCATATCTTTGAAGATGTTGATCCACTATCAGAATGGCTTCAAGAGAAAGAGAATCTACTGTTAGATGGTGAAAATGTCGGTGTGTTGCCTGTGGATACCTCTGATGATGAAATGAATGTTAATCAatctcaacaaaaaaaaaattgtctcaTTCAAGTTCCAGTGCAACGCCAAGTCAGAGTGGCGGTGGACCCGATAGTGGTGGTTTAAGTCCAATTGATGACGATAATGGACACATAGTGGTGATAGAGGTAAAATTAAGTCTTTTAGTcgatatgaaagagaatttggGGTTGGTACCACTAGTGGACATTTTCGTGATAGATCGAAATTTGATGGAAATATGTTTGCTGAACCTATGAAAGATAAAAGTGAATCTAGAGCTTCATCAAAAGGAAAAGGTAAGAAGCATACTTCTGTAAGCTCTTTATCTAGTAGGAGATCGAGTTCTAGTAACCTTGGGTATAGTGATTATCTACTAGCATTCAAGGTTTTTATCCACCGGAACAACCTTCATATTTTCAACCTTCACATGGTTTTCCAAAGCCATATGGTTATTAACCACCATTTCCTAATTATGTTGTGCCATATTAGCCTCAAATGCATCCTCCACCACCAATGTATCACCCACCTCCACCTTTCATGTATCCTCCTCCTCAAATATATCATCcatattaattatatgaaaacCAAGGTGAAAATGTTAGTTTTTTTGGATATATTTTTGGACAAAGTCACGAGAATCAAGTCAAGAACGCTCTCAAAGTGAAGGTGAAGGATCTGATCCTCCTCGTCATTCCAGTAATTGGTGAAAACTAAATTGTACCACTACCACTATTTGtaaggtattttttttaaagaaaacttttgttaatgtttttaattttaatcatattaaaacatttaaaatacatCTATAGATAAATGAATGgagtatattttatgaaaatataattaagaactGAAGCATGTTAAACTATATATGAAAGTAGAATGAGAGTGATAATAAGTAGTAGGAAATAGGAATAATTAATGAGAATCTatacatttattcattttttcttttgcaagATAGAATGCTTTGATATTTTCACCATCTTCAAAGCAACAAGAGATATTGAAGGCCTCTCTCatgtatgaattttaataattttatatataaaactttcaaacttattaaatatgatgaatatttaatatttcatattttttttactttgttactagttaatataatattcttagaaaattcataaataaatataagaataattaatgattgtaaaaattgtgttctcatattaataaaagttcataagtgttagaaaacactctaaaaattattaaaagtgactttttataattataattataattattatgttttacaaAAAGTTGtgcgaatttaaaaaaaaattcacgacCGCGATACTTGCAGTGACCACAATAGCATCTGTTATGTCCGCAATTGCGATAAACGTAATGCGAACGCAAATGCAATTTAAATCCCTTGACATAGGAgtagattgaatgaaaaatattttttttaaagtttgttagaaaatattgcttaatttcataaaatgtattattttaatgaaattgttactatgtgtttttattttattgtattatattttaaaattttttaaaaggctCGATTTATTGTTTGGCCTAAGgtctcaaaaatattaagaataagTTTGATTCTAGTCTAATTATTTGATAATCATAGAGCAATTTTAAGTGGTATCGTTTGATAGATATGTGACATCGTCTTTTACTATAATAGTGTCATTCTCGTATTTAATTTCCATGCCTTCTGTTtctgaaattaatttattttttattattttgataaaaattccaaaaaaaaaaaattcaggttTTTACTGTTGTACAGCAATCTTCCTgtagtttaattaaaaaccccAACTGCCTTGTCCAAGTGTAAACCATCCATACATTATTGCCATGATGGGCTCGACAGGTTTGTGGGAagaaataacatcaacaaaacATCGAACTACTTCCCTTTTCCAACAATCCGACGGTCGTTTCAATTACAAATTGCTCGATCTTTAACATCATCTCTGGTCTATAAATATCTCATGcaaccctcaaaatttttacatcAAAAAGTTTCGAACAAAAAGAATAACTTCTCTGGTTAAACTTTGAATTTGTTATGGTGTGCTTCTGTTTCTTGGTGGACCAAAGGTGGAAGCTGACGGGTACTAAGCCAGTAGCCGGGACGTGCTCCCGGTGCGGCGGAGGAGCAAGCGTGGGAGACATGAAAACGATCACCAGGTTTTGTTATGTTCCGTTCTATTGGAAATCATGGAAAGCTATAATATGCACATTTTGTGGAGCTATTCTTAAATCTTACAGATGAACAGCAACTCAAAGCTGTCTTCTGTTCGTTTCTCTGTCGGCTTTTTCGtgtctatatatacatataactaATTAACCATTGCTTATAGAATAAAACATTTCAGTTCTAAGTTTGTAAGACTggtattttcttcatttatgtGTAAAAGAGTTTTCAATGAAGTATTTGgcttaaaaatagagttgaatttattaaattaaaggaaattaatattttattttaatgtaaaatgcTATGAAAGTGAAGCCACTACCAgttatttataacaaaataattttcttaatgtaaaatatttgaatctTGTATTTATTGTCggctataaaagaaaaaaacataagcATTTTCCTCCATTTTTATGCCGGTGATTAAAAGATGATTTAAAGGAGCATATGGCATGAACATGATATataccattaaaaaaaa
This sequence is a window from Gossypium raimondii isolate GPD5lz chromosome 5, ASM2569854v1, whole genome shotgun sequence. Protein-coding genes within it:
- the LOC105768330 gene encoding uncharacterized protein LOC105768330, with translation MVCFCFLVDQRWKLTGTKPVAGTCSRCGGGASVGDMKTITRFCYVPFYWKSWKAIICTFCGAILKSYR